Proteins encoded within one genomic window of Formosa agariphila KMM 3901:
- a CDS encoding TonB-dependent receptor, which yields MRPILKNNLIKLKLKSKTTTLVVVLCFSVHFLAISQVKLQGQVYDIETNLPLWRVNILIKNTKDSGLIAFTKTNELGAYSLMLPTGVDSVQVETSLLNYSSKLVSISVKQLSGFLNFKLERHATLLDEVLIEGEKKGVTIKQDTTVYNINRFKDGTERVVEDVLKKLPGITVAENGELKFKGKSVTRLLLDNDNIFDANYTIGTRNIDPKIIEEIQAIEDYNENPLLKDVISSKDVALNLVLKKGKTDFSGNLELGLGYKDKEKIKITPLAVSKTFKGFAVLSYNSIGENYSPYNFVSNILDMSTLNEAIQRTSNLVNNTGFNSNLPADKIRVNNNLFGSLNGLYRVNEKLSIRLNYNLFKDRLIREEQIQTTYGINNEELDVNNYEDVVKNPLVNAFTYKLIYNINKSSLLTSDGILDSKIVEKSSNGFNNNLEFNSDTKSKDLFLKNNTEYTCKLNAESVFQLTSNVSTNRLPQNVDVAYDINQFYQDIDFKTNYLRLESAFLSRGNRSEYEAKVGYTFAENFVNSELEGVQINNESSNNDIYYKNTNLFANLNYQLKFGKWRLETGLKINYYKIALNDINTTNYRNDIFNIQPELELFYAVNKKTNLSLNYKLSNQIPDVSHVYSGLILTTYRTLLRNNFNFNLFETHAGSVGFRVNDFFNLFQFNVFSDFRYSAYGYVSNLQVDEDFQVYNAVVAATDNKKLNVGLDLEKYIRFLKTTLNLRTTYGLSSYQNVINNSELRDNTAKSFMGEFSFRTGFRSSVNFSNVLMFNHNTYKTQASNIVTAFTSLENKFKMTYQKNDFNCSVSSQYFNSDLSNANTDDLFLNATFSYKPKQGKLEYILNANNLLNQDTFRNIYKSDFSSTIFEHNLQERYLLLTVRFKF from the coding sequence TTGAGACCTATATTAAAGAATAATTTAATTAAATTAAAGCTTAAAAGTAAAACCACAACTTTAGTTGTGGTTTTGTGCTTTTCAGTACATTTCTTAGCTATTTCACAAGTTAAGCTACAAGGGCAGGTATACGACATAGAAACAAATTTACCTTTATGGCGTGTAAATATTTTAATTAAAAATACTAAAGATTCTGGGTTAATTGCCTTTACTAAAACAAATGAGTTGGGTGCGTATAGCCTAATGCTTCCTACTGGAGTAGATTCTGTTCAGGTAGAAACGTCGCTTCTTAACTATAGCTCTAAATTAGTATCAATCAGTGTGAAACAACTTTCTGGGTTTTTAAATTTTAAATTAGAGCGACATGCTACACTGCTAGACGAAGTCTTAATCGAAGGAGAAAAAAAAGGAGTTACAATTAAGCAAGATACTACCGTTTATAATATAAATAGATTTAAAGACGGTACAGAACGCGTAGTAGAAGATGTTTTAAAAAAGTTACCCGGTATAACAGTGGCCGAAAATGGAGAATTAAAATTTAAAGGTAAATCGGTTACAAGGCTATTGTTGGATAACGATAATATTTTCGACGCGAATTATACTATTGGAACACGAAATATTGATCCTAAAATCATTGAAGAAATACAAGCTATTGAGGATTATAATGAAAACCCTCTACTTAAGGATGTAATAAGCTCTAAAGACGTGGCTTTAAATCTCGTGCTAAAAAAAGGGAAAACAGATTTTTCTGGAAATCTGGAATTAGGATTAGGTTATAAGGATAAAGAGAAAATTAAAATAACCCCTCTAGCGGTTTCTAAAACATTTAAAGGGTTTGCAGTTTTAAGTTATAATTCTATAGGCGAAAATTATAGCCCTTATAATTTTGTCTCTAATATATTAGATATGTCTACTCTAAACGAGGCTATCCAAAGAACAAGCAATTTGGTTAACAACACAGGGTTTAACTCCAATTTGCCAGCAGATAAAATTCGGGTTAATAATAACCTGTTTGGTAGTCTAAATGGGTTATACCGTGTAAATGAAAAACTGTCTATTCGTTTAAATTATAATCTATTTAAAGACCGGTTAATTCGGGAGGAGCAGATTCAAACAACATACGGCATTAACAACGAAGAGTTAGATGTTAATAATTATGAAGATGTGGTAAAAAATCCACTAGTAAATGCATTTACTTATAAGCTTATTTATAATATTAATAAATCGTCACTATTAACTTCTGATGGAATTTTAGATTCTAAAATTGTCGAAAAAAGTAGTAATGGTTTTAATAATAATTTAGAGTTTAATAGTGATACAAAAAGTAAGGATTTATTTCTGAAAAATAATACAGAATATACATGTAAATTAAATGCTGAGAGTGTATTTCAGCTTACTAGTAATGTGTCTACAAACCGTTTGCCCCAAAATGTAGATGTCGCTTATGATATAAATCAATTTTATCAAGATATAGATTTTAAAACGAATTATTTAAGGTTAGAATCGGCTTTTTTATCAAGAGGAAATCGAAGCGAGTACGAGGCAAAGGTGGGATATACTTTTGCTGAAAATTTTGTAAATTCCGAATTAGAAGGTGTTCAAATTAATAATGAAAGTAGTAATAATGATATATATTATAAGAACACAAATCTATTTGCTAATTTGAATTATCAATTAAAATTCGGAAAATGGCGGTTAGAAACTGGCCTTAAAATAAATTATTATAAAATTGCTTTAAACGATATAAATACAACTAATTATAGGAATGATATTTTTAATATACAACCGGAATTAGAACTGTTTTATGCCGTAAACAAAAAAACGAATTTGTCCCTAAATTATAAGTTAAGTAATCAGATACCTGATGTCAGCCATGTGTATTCGGGGCTAATACTAACAACCTATCGAACACTGTTAAGAAATAATTTTAACTTTAATTTATTTGAAACACATGCGGGGTCGGTTGGGTTTCGGGTTAACGATTTTTTTAATCTATTTCAGTTTAATGTGTTTAGTGATTTCAGATATAGCGCGTATGGTTATGTAAGTAATCTTCAAGTCGATGAGGACTTTCAAGTTTACAATGCAGTAGTTGCGGCGACCGATAATAAAAAGTTAAATGTAGGTTTAGATTTAGAGAAATACATCCGGTTTTTAAAAACTACACTAAATTTAAGAACAACTTATGGCTTGTCTAGTTATCAAAACGTCATCAATAATTCGGAATTAAGAGATAATACGGCGAAATCATTTATGGGAGAGTTTTCTTTTAGAACTGGATTTAGAAGTTCTGTTAACTTTAGTAATGTTTTAATGTTTAATCATAATACATATAAAACCCAAGCTAGTAATATAGTAACCGCATTTACATCGCTCGAAAATAAATTTAAAATGACATATCAAAAAAACGATTTTAATTGTAGTGTTTCTAGTCAATATTTTAATTCAGATTTGTCTAATGCTAATACTGATGATTTATTTTTGAATGCAACATTTAGCTACAAACCAAAGCAGGGCAAGTTAGAATATATTTTAAATGCAAATAACTTACTGAATCAGGATACGTTTAGAAATATTTATAAATCGGATTTTTCTAGTACCATTTTCGAACATAATTTACAAGAGCGTTATTTGCTTCTTACTGTACGCTTTAAATTTTGA
- a CDS encoding peptidase U32 family protein: MQHIELMAPAGNFESLQAALDNGANSVYFGVEQLNMRARATVNFTLDDLPEIAKRCEAKNVRTYLTLNTIIYDHDLSIVKTLIKQAKVANITAVIAMDQAVIAMAREHGMEVHISTQINVTNIETVKFYALFADTMVLSRELSLRQVKKITEAIKKEQIKGPSGNLVEIEIFGHGALCMAVSGKCYMSLHSANSSANRGACKQNCRKKYTVIDQETGFEMELDNEYIMSPKDLCTIDFLDEIIDAGITVLKIEGRGRAPEYVAKVIKCYRDAIDSIDNGTYSKEKVIGWMQELEKVYNRGFWSGYYLGQKLGEWSNGSGSHATQKKVYIGKGTHFYPKAKIGEFKIEAFEVTVGDTILVTGPTTGAQEMKVEELMANNKKSAKGSKGDMVTIPLEFRIRPSDKLYKIVENKVEA, from the coding sequence ATGCAACATATAGAATTAATGGCTCCAGCAGGGAATTTCGAATCTTTGCAGGCTGCTCTAGATAATGGCGCAAATTCAGTCTATTTTGGTGTAGAACAACTTAATATGCGAGCGCGAGCTACAGTAAACTTTACTTTAGACGATCTTCCTGAAATAGCAAAACGTTGCGAAGCTAAAAACGTAAGAACGTATTTAACTTTAAACACTATAATTTACGATCACGATTTATCAATCGTAAAAACACTTATAAAACAAGCAAAAGTAGCTAATATTACAGCTGTGATTGCTATGGATCAGGCCGTGATTGCCATGGCTAGAGAGCATGGTATGGAAGTTCATATTTCTACGCAAATAAATGTTACCAATATAGAAACGGTTAAGTTTTACGCATTATTTGCAGATACTATGGTGTTAAGCCGAGAGTTAAGTTTGCGTCAGGTTAAGAAGATTACCGAGGCCATAAAAAAGGAACAAATTAAGGGACCTTCTGGGAATTTAGTCGAAATAGAAATTTTTGGACACGGTGCATTATGTATGGCAGTTTCAGGAAAGTGTTATATGAGTTTGCACTCGGCTAATTCTTCTGCTAATCGTGGGGCATGTAAACAAAACTGTAGAAAAAAATATACGGTTATCGATCAGGAAACAGGTTTCGAAATGGAATTAGATAATGAGTATATCATGTCGCCAAAAGATTTATGTACCATAGATTTCTTAGATGAAATTATAGATGCAGGAATTACTGTTTTAAAAATTGAAGGAAGAGGACGAGCACCTGAATATGTTGCAAAAGTAATTAAATGTTACCGAGATGCTATAGATAGTATTGATAATGGAACGTATAGCAAAGAGAAAGTGATTGGCTGGATGCAAGAGCTTGAAAAAGTTTACAATCGCGGATTTTGGAGTGGTTATTATTTAGGTCAGAAATTAGGAGAGTGGAGTAATGGCTCAGGGTCGCATGCCACACAAAAGAAAGTATATATTGGCAAAGGCACACATTTTTATCCCAAAGCTAAAATTGGAGAGTTTAAAATTGAGGCATTCGAAGTTACTGTAGGCGATACTATTCTTGTTACTGGGCCAACAACAGGAGCTCAAGAAATGAAAGTAGAAGAACTTATGGCTAATAATAAAAAATCTGCAAAAGGCTCTAAAGGCGATATGGTAACTATACCACTTGAGTTTAGAATACGTCCATCAGATAAATTATATAAAATTGTAGAAAATAAAGTTGAAGCCTAA
- the recA gene encoding recombinase RecA: MSKEKEAKLKALQLTLDKLDKTYGKGTVMRMSDKAVVEVEAIPSGSLGLDLALGVGGYPRGRVIEIYGPESSGKTTLTLHAIAEAQKAGGIAAFIDAEHAFDRFYAAKLGVDIDNLIISQPDHGEQALEIAENLVRSGAIDIVVIDSVAALTPKSEIEGEMGDSKMGLHARLMSQALRKLTGSISKTNCTMFFINQLREKIGVMFGNPETTTGGNALKFYASVRLDIRRSTQIKDTNGDVMGNKTKVKVVKNKVAPPFKTAEFDIMYGEGVSKVGEILDLAVELEIVKKSGSWFSYQDTKLGQGRDAVKIMIKDNPELFEELELKIKDAIKAMKE, translated from the coding sequence ATGAGCAAGGAAAAAGAAGCAAAATTAAAAGCGTTACAGCTTACTTTAGATAAATTAGACAAGACTTACGGTAAAGGTACCGTAATGAGAATGAGCGATAAAGCCGTAGTAGAGGTTGAAGCAATACCAAGTGGATCTTTAGGTTTAGATTTAGCTTTAGGCGTAGGAGGATACCCAAGAGGACGTGTTATAGAAATATATGGACCAGAATCTTCTGGTAAAACAACACTAACATTACACGCTATTGCAGAAGCTCAAAAAGCTGGTGGAATCGCTGCGTTTATTGATGCAGAACACGCTTTCGATAGATTTTATGCCGCTAAATTAGGCGTAGACATAGACAACTTAATTATATCGCAACCAGACCATGGGGAACAAGCATTAGAGATTGCTGAAAACTTAGTACGTTCTGGAGCTATAGATATTGTAGTTATTGACTCGGTTGCAGCATTAACACCTAAGAGTGAAATTGAAGGTGAAATGGGAGATTCTAAAATGGGATTACATGCCCGTTTAATGTCTCAAGCCCTTCGTAAGCTTACAGGGTCTATTAGCAAGACCAACTGTACTATGTTTTTCATTAACCAATTACGTGAAAAGATTGGTGTTATGTTTGGAAACCCAGAAACAACTACAGGTGGTAATGCCTTAAAGTTCTATGCTTCTGTACGTTTAGACATTCGTAGATCTACTCAGATTAAAGATACTAATGGTGATGTTATGGGTAACAAAACCAAAGTAAAAGTGGTTAAAAACAAAGTAGCTCCGCCATTTAAAACAGCTGAATTCGACATTATGTATGGTGAAGGTGTTTCTAAAGTAGGTGAAATTTTAGATTTAGCAGTAGAGTTAGAAATTGTTAAAAAGAGTGGTTCATGGTTTAGCTACCAAGACACGAAATTAGGACAAGGACGTGATGCTGTTAAGATTATGATAAAAGATAATCCAGAATTATTTGAAGAACTTGAATTAAAAATAAAAGATGCCATTAAAGCTATGAAAGAATAA
- the trhO gene encoding oxygen-dependent tRNA uridine(34) hydroxylase TrhO — translation MQLYNKLSAKERAELIEKAGKDRLTLSFYQYAKIENPHTFRDQLFITWNALDVLGRIYVAHEGINAQLSLPADRFNEFKTHLDSISFLKDIRLNIAVEQDNMSFLKLKVKVRDKIVADGLNDETFDVTNKGRHVDAIQFNELIEDENTILVDMRNHYESEIGHFKNARRPDVDTFRESLPIIENDLKEFKEDKKLVMYCTGGIRCEKASAYFKHKGFKNVFQLEGGIIEYTRQVNDRKLENKFLGKNFVFDERRSERITDDVIACCHQCGEPADTHENCANDACHLLFIQCEKCKAEMDGCCSTTCKEIHSLPYEEQKALRKGQGNSNDIFKKGRADHLPYKKDLRNIFDSLNTDALKE, via the coding sequence ATGCAACTGTACAATAAATTAAGTGCTAAAGAACGTGCAGAGTTAATCGAAAAAGCAGGAAAAGATCGATTAACCTTATCTTTCTATCAGTACGCTAAAATTGAAAATCCTCACACCTTTAGAGATCAGTTATTTATTACTTGGAACGCATTAGATGTTCTAGGGCGAATTTATGTCGCTCACGAAGGTATAAATGCGCAATTGTCTTTGCCAGCAGATCGCTTCAACGAATTTAAAACGCATTTAGACTCTATTTCATTTTTAAAAGATATTCGACTTAATATTGCTGTAGAGCAGGATAATATGTCATTTTTAAAACTGAAAGTTAAAGTGCGTGACAAAATTGTTGCCGATGGTTTAAACGACGAGACTTTCGACGTTACTAATAAAGGTAGACACGTAGATGCTATTCAGTTCAACGAATTAATAGAAGACGAAAATACCATTCTTGTAGATATGCGTAATCATTACGAGAGTGAAATCGGGCATTTTAAAAATGCACGTCGTCCAGATGTCGATACCTTTAGAGAATCGTTACCAATTATTGAAAATGATTTAAAGGAATTTAAAGAGGATAAAAAACTGGTTATGTATTGTACAGGTGGTATTCGTTGCGAAAAAGCAAGTGCCTACTTTAAACATAAAGGTTTTAAAAATGTATTTCAGCTAGAAGGTGGAATTATTGAATATACCAGACAAGTTAACGATCGTAAGCTTGAAAATAAATTCTTAGGAAAAAACTTCGTGTTCGACGAACGTCGTTCAGAACGTATTACCGACGATGTTATAGCTTGTTGCCACCAATGTGGAGAACCTGCAGATACACACGAAAATTGCGCGAATGATGCGTGCCATTTACTGTTTATTCAATGTGAAAAATGTAAGGCAGAAATGGATGGTTGTTGCTCAACAACTTGTAAAGAGATTCATAGTTTACCTTACGAAGAACAAAAAGCATTGCGTAAAGGTCAAGGAAATAGTAACGACATCTTTAAAAAAGGACGTGCAGACCATTTGCCGTACAAAAAAGACCTTCGTAATATTTTTGATAGCTTGAATACAGATGCTTTAAAAGAGTAA
- a CDS encoding membrane lipoprotein lipid attachment site-containing protein: MKKLLLLFVAALTLASCDTNDDYSNFYYEYVPTEEADVPAEMEIGKIYRIHVDYIAPTTCYQYVNLDYNKSIEDIDDLDGNPIETNIRTIGIVNRVFEDDACEVSDATKQVFFDFEPRAEGPYVFRFWVGEDEEGENIYLEYETEVISHID, encoded by the coding sequence ATGAAAAAATTACTTTTATTATTCGTAGCCGCATTAACTTTAGCATCTTGCGACACTAACGACGATTATTCAAATTTTTACTATGAATACGTCCCAACAGAAGAAGCAGACGTTCCTGCTGAAATGGAAATTGGTAAAATTTACCGAATACATGTAGATTATATTGCACCAACAACGTGTTACCAATATGTAAATCTAGACTACAACAAAAGCATTGAAGATATAGATGATCTAGATGGTAACCCTATTGAAACAAATATTAGAACGATAGGCATTGTAAATAGAGTATTCGAAGATGACGCTTGCGAAGTTTCAGACGCTACTAAACAAGTCTTTTTTGATTTTGAACCAAGAGCCGAAGGTCCATACGTGTTTAGATTCTGGGTTGGAGAAGATGAAGAAGGCGAAAACATATATTTAGAATACGAAACTGAAGTTATATCGCATATTGACTAA
- a CDS encoding membrane lipoprotein lipid attachment site-containing protein, protein MKKLLLLFVATLTLASCDTNDDNINYYYDAVPTVSADVPPTMETDKAYTITIDYKKPTNCYTFATTNIEGRIIETEDPDNPDAEPTETRIITMAVINRVDIKTDGECEELAEIAQTPVNFETLESGSYIFRFWAGVDENEEDIFLEYPAQIL, encoded by the coding sequence ATGAAAAAACTTCTTTTATTATTTGTAGCAACATTAACGTTAGCATCTTGCGACACCAATGATGATAACATAAATTATTATTATGATGCTGTTCCCACAGTTTCTGCAGACGTTCCTCCAACCATGGAAACCGACAAAGCCTACACCATTACTATAGACTATAAGAAACCTACAAACTGTTACACGTTTGCAACAACTAATATTGAAGGTCGTATTATAGAAACAGAAGACCCTGATAATCCTGACGCTGAACCAACAGAAACAAGAATTATAACAATGGCAGTCATTAACAGAGTTGATATTAAAACAGATGGCGAATGTGAAGAACTTGCCGAAATAGCACAAACTCCTGTAAATTTCGAAACACTAGAATCGGGATCTTATATTTTTAGATTTTGGGCAGGTGTAGACGAAAATGAAGAAGATATATTCTTAGAATATCCTGCTCAAATCTTATAA
- a CDS encoding radical SAM protein, with product MNVYKLLQLNRKIKSHRIKFLGLFVLHTFNKRYLAVNLDPVMACNLRCKMCYFTDVDYVKTLKGQFKADEINQVASTIFSRALKLQIGCGTEPTLYKDLVRIVQLGKTYRVPYISITTNANLLTEEKIISLLEAGLNEFTISLHGVTKTSYENFMNKASYKKFQNVFQVFARLKSTYKFKVRINYTFNKDNFYELKDFFKYFNGDSFDMLQIRPIQKIGNTEYSDFDLDAIRDDYPNLIENIRKSCKAHDITLLAPKYIPKHDEKNASSLIFDYTFCYVSPDSFWKKGFNWKTNSFNDYANQIGWSRTLLSNVFKSEKELKSLSNRLNYEVELN from the coding sequence ATGAACGTTTATAAACTGTTACAACTCAATCGAAAAATAAAAAGTCACAGAATTAAATTCCTTGGTCTTTTTGTGTTGCATACGTTTAATAAGCGGTATTTGGCGGTAAACTTAGATCCTGTAATGGCATGTAATTTACGTTGTAAAATGTGTTATTTTACAGATGTAGATTATGTAAAAACCTTAAAAGGACAGTTTAAAGCAGACGAGATTAATCAAGTTGCAAGCACTATTTTTAGTCGAGCTTTAAAACTTCAGATAGGTTGCGGTACAGAGCCAACTTTATATAAAGATTTGGTAAGAATTGTACAATTAGGGAAAACATATCGCGTACCCTATATTTCAATTACAACTAACGCTAATTTACTAACCGAAGAGAAAATTATTTCTCTTTTAGAAGCCGGACTTAACGAGTTTACAATTTCACTTCATGGCGTAACAAAAACGAGTTACGAAAATTTCATGAATAAGGCGAGTTACAAAAAGTTTCAAAATGTCTTTCAAGTATTTGCAAGGCTAAAGTCTACTTATAAGTTTAAAGTGCGTATTAATTACACCTTCAACAAAGATAATTTTTACGAGCTCAAAGATTTTTTCAAGTATTTTAATGGAGATAGTTTCGATATGCTTCAAATTAGACCCATTCAAAAAATTGGAAATACAGAGTATAGCGATTTCGATTTAGATGCTATTCGAGACGATTATCCAAATCTAATCGAAAATATACGTAAGTCGTGTAAAGCTCATGATATAACATTGTTAGCGCCAAAATATATTCCTAAACACGACGAAAAAAATGCTTCAAGTTTAATATTCGATTATACATTTTGTTACGTTTCTCCAGATAGTTTCTGGAAAAAAGGCTTTAATTGGAAAACGAATTCTTTTAACGACTACGCTAATCAAATTGGTTGGAGTAGAACATTGCTTTCTAATGTATTTAAGTCTGAAAAAGAATTAAAATCCT
- a CDS encoding ferredoxin, which translates to MVIITLQRNKCIGCNYCVEMAPQQFQMSKKDGKTVLLQGQEKKGFFTLKSNDYSILEACENASKACPVNIISVKNN; encoded by the coding sequence ATGGTTATAATTACGCTACAGCGAAATAAATGTATCGGCTGTAATTATTGTGTAGAAATGGCGCCGCAACAATTCCAAATGTCTAAAAAAGACGGCAAAACAGTTTTGTTGCAGGGGCAAGAAAAAAAAGGGTTTTTCACATTAAAGAGTAATGATTATTCTATATTAGAGGCTTGCGAAAATGCATCAAAAGCATGTCCTGTAAATATTATTAGTGTGAAAAATAATTGA
- a CDS encoding RNA polymerase sigma factor yields the protein MSLDQLISKCKRNNLKAQTELYTLYSSKLYAVCLKYSRNTAEAQDNLHDAFLTIFSKISQYKNKGSFEGWMKRITINTALQRYREKGVFNIINEDITEEAVEVNDYDDISLDFLLGLIQTLPNRYRMVFNLYVLDGYSHKEIAEMLKISVGTSKSNLARARLILQEKIDKANLNLESHSI from the coding sequence TTGAGTTTAGACCAACTTATATCTAAATGTAAACGGAATAATCTTAAAGCACAAACTGAATTATATACGCTATACTCTAGCAAATTATACGCAGTGTGTCTCAAATATTCTCGTAATACTGCAGAAGCTCAAGACAATCTGCACGATGCCTTTTTGACTATATTTAGCAAAATATCGCAATATAAAAACAAAGGTTCTTTTGAAGGTTGGATGAAGCGTATTACGATTAATACCGCATTGCAGCGCTATCGTGAAAAAGGCGTTTTTAATATTATTAATGAAGACATTACAGAAGAAGCAGTAGAGGTTAATGATTATGACGATATCTCGTTAGATTTTCTTTTAGGACTTATTCAAACCCTACCTAATAGATACCGAATGGTCTTTAACCTCTATGTTTTAGATGGCTACTCGCATAAAGAGATTGCCGAAATGCTAAAAATTTCTGTAGGGACTTCCAAGTCTAATCTAGCTCGAGCTAGATTAATTTTACAAGAAAAAATTGATAAAGCTAATTTGAATCTTGAATCACATTCTATTTAA
- a CDS encoding porin family protein — protein MSDKKNIDRLFQERLKDLDVTPHPEVWNGIEAKLKTQQKPKRVIPIWWRAAGIAAILLLFLALGNFIFNSKTSSNNTPNTILVDTPSFNNSDLKNESTVTSTPQEDTTTLKPLDSISKKSSHSPHNSINSTQIVNQSKKQNLNPFTKKNSPSTTEATAIVTNTPNTPSTSKHATTNTTIASGNKNSTTPFKRDTISKSISKQSIFTQEHPQIATNDVIKNAPELLNKNTTIDSLSIEDAIAATNTHPKVDNKLKKWDIHPNIAPVYYSSTGKGSHLDDQFISNSKSGEINTSYGVGIGYAINKKIKLRSGINNLKLSFNTNDVVLLENPGISSSRGVPNLQHVSKTNQSQNYSFLNANKVSTIQNSTFTSNNESGSINQNISYFELPLEVEYNILNKRIAINVIGGFSTFILEDNQIYSENNTSRILIGEATNINDFSFSTNFGIGFDYNFSKRFNFNLEPTFKYQLNAYNNTSGNFKPYIIGVYTGFSFKF, from the coding sequence ATGAGTGATAAAAAAAACATAGACCGTCTATTTCAAGAACGCTTAAAAGATCTTGATGTTACCCCACACCCAGAAGTTTGGAACGGTATTGAGGCAAAATTAAAAACACAACAGAAACCTAAACGTGTCATCCCTATTTGGTGGCGCGCAGCTGGTATTGCCGCAATTTTACTTTTATTTTTAGCTTTAGGAAATTTTATTTTTAATTCAAAAACCTCATCAAATAACACCCCTAACACCATACTAGTAGACACTCCAAGCTTTAACAATTCAGATTTAAAAAATGAATCTACAGTGACTTCTACGCCTCAAGAAGACACAACAACCTTAAAGCCTCTAGATTCTATTTCTAAAAAATCATCACATTCACCTCATAATTCTATAAATAGTACTCAAATAGTAAATCAGTCTAAAAAACAAAATCTAAATCCATTTACTAAAAAGAATTCGCCGTCCACCACAGAAGCAACAGCTATAGTTACAAACACACCGAACACACCTTCTACGTCAAAACATGCGACAACAAATACTACTATTGCATCCGGAAACAAGAACTCAACAACACCCTTTAAAAGAGACACTATTTCTAAATCTATTTCAAAACAATCAATATTTACTCAAGAGCACCCTCAAATAGCAACTAACGATGTAATTAAGAATGCTCCAGAGCTTTTAAACAAAAACACGACAATAGACTCATTAAGCATTGAAGACGCCATTGCTGCAACTAACACACACCCAAAAGTTGATAATAAATTAAAAAAATGGGATATCCACCCAAACATTGCACCTGTTTATTATAGCAGTACCGGAAAAGGCTCTCATTTAGACGATCAATTTATAAGCAATTCTAAATCTGGCGAAATAAACACGAGTTACGGCGTTGGAATAGGCTATGCTATTAACAAAAAAATTAAGTTAAGATCTGGAATAAACAACCTTAAGTTAAGTTTTAATACTAACGATGTTGTTTTACTTGAAAATCCTGGAATTTCAAGTAGTAGAGGCGTCCCTAATTTACAGCACGTTTCTAAAACCAATCAATCTCAAAATTATTCTTTTTTAAATGCGAATAAAGTTTCTACGATTCAAAACAGTACGTTTACAAGCAACAACGAAAGTGGTTCTATTAATCAAAACATAAGCTATTTTGAATTGCCTTTAGAAGTAGAATACAACATTTTAAATAAACGAATTGCCATTAACGTAATTGGGGGCTTTAGCACATTTATTTTAGAAGATAATCAAATATATTCTGAAAATAATACAAGTAGAATTCTTATTGGCGAAGCAACAAATATTAATGATTTTAGTTTCAGTACTAATTTTGGAATTGGTTTCGATTACAACTTTTCGAAACGATTTAATTTTAATCTTGAACCAACTTTTAAATATCAACTAAACGCTTATAACAATACTTCTGGAAACTTTAAACCATATATAATTGGGGTGTATACAGGATTTAGTTTTAAGTTTTAA